The following nucleotide sequence is from Mangifera indica cultivar Alphonso chromosome 1, CATAS_Mindica_2.1, whole genome shotgun sequence.
attaatttgaaatttaaaattacgcACTataggattttattttatctaaatccACACCTATGACTTAGGTTGATTAAAATCATGGGGAGGAATTAATTGGGACCGCTTGGTCCAAGATCAAGCGTGAATCTTGGCCAAAGGGTAAACTACCCAGTCCTTGCATAAGGTTTGATCAGGCTTATGCCCAAAAGCTTAAATTGTAGATTTGGTCCTTGTGCTTGGATCGGGTGTGAAAAAGCCAAGATCACCTAGTCCTCATATAAGGACCGAGCAAACTTcttttatgtgtataaaaaCACATGTATTCTCATGTCTTTTAGAAATAGTATTCAATATACACAACCTACATAGTGAGTTCTTTTACCCTTTCTCTCACAAACTATATAATGTCCTCAATCGGTTAGAGGGATCGTTTACATAGGTATAACTAAATAAACACTCTATGCGTATTTTATAATAGTTGTATATTCATTATCTTACAAAGACGATCTGAAGTATGATTTTTGGTGTtgtatgtattttttttgtaattaatttcgTTACTAAAGGCCACAAATCCTTATATCCTCATGTCTCTTGATTTCTATTACACCACTTAATCCCAAATCCTATGCTTGTTGTCTAATGATAATACCAATATCTATTAATCATTGTTACCCATAATTGGATGCTAATTGACATCTTTTCTAATTTGTTGATATGGGAAACAAATTGTTGGATAGAGTAATCAATATCTTAACATAAGCCACGAGGTAGATCTTGTGCCAATCCACTTGCTCGTATGAAATTGGTATGCATCCCAACTTTTGTGACTTTTTCATAGAATTCCAACAATTTCTTTTGCTCCTTAGAAGCCCACAAGATCATAGTTGATGCTCTTACATACAAAACATGGGTAGTTAAAAACAAGTAAATGATTTGAAATTCAACTTGTTTTATAGAATAATGCTCATATATATTGCATCTTACAATTGAAAAAAGTCCCTCTACGACTGAAGAATGAATGTGTTCATGGGCTATAAATAGATAAGGTCAATgaccaaacaaacaaaaaaatattttgataacttttttataaacacTCACTTGCACACAACTAGACACTCCTATTTGAGTTACCTTGACGTCATACCGTGCTATTCAATAATATTGGAAAAAAAGTGTATGTAACAAAATAACTAGTATTGAGAATTAGTTGTCTTTTGAGATAGGGAATTTTGATAGAAGCCCCACTTTACTCTTTGCAACATCGTCATTTTCAATTCAACCGCAAACCAATTTCCTTTTAACATACTAGGCAGAGCACACCTTTGTACTTCAATTGGGCAAACTCTTTGATAGTAACTTCTTTTATTTGGTAGGTGAATGAAAGACTGCTTTGAGATAGGAAACAATTAGCTCCTACTCCAATATAGAACATTGCATTGCTTAACCTCCAACTTACAATTCACATCTTGGATGTAAAAGTTGTTCTTTTAAGATCCATTAGCTCCACCTAAGATGTTTTTTTAGGGCCAAAAAATTAGgaatgagaaaagaagaaagaaaaaagaagagaaggagtaaaaaataaacatataaaataatttggatGAAATGAATTTGTTTATGTGATATTGaggttataaatgatattagtAATATGAAAGTAAAGAACTCCTAATTTTACCAAAGTTAAACGAAATATTTATTTAGAGTTTACAATTTAAGATTTATGATATAACCCTAAATTAAATTGTCTCACTCTCAACCACAAAAACTGGCTTGATGTCTTTACCTCATTAGTtgcttaataaattaaaaatgttatgtAATTGGcataattagtattaataattttgatttgattataaaaaatcttttaataaaattgactttgccctttttttaattattattattatatatttttttgataattgagatttctcttatttttattagacaaatcaatctaaaatatattaattaaattataattattatattaaatgaatcaaaattttataatcaaaatttttactaactaaaatatgatttaatagGAGTaacaaaggaaaacaaataGTAATAAGAGCCGAGATGTCATCCACATGTATGAGAAGAGACGGACACACGCTGAAAAGGAGCGTGAGGGTGATAAAGGATGACTGATGCATTTACCGTGTAGGCCACAAAAGGCCAAGATGACAAGAGGGTGATGCTGCATATAAGTCAAGATATGGGGACAGACACTCCACAGTTCTATCATGTCATGTCCGTGTACACTTTAGCTTATTTATATTGTGTCATTTCTCccctttttcccttttttctattttccatttccctatttttattttgttttatttaatattttaatattttattttttaataaaattattttattattcataaaattatgtatctaaataattatataaataatgatatataattaaataattaaataatattttatttttaatttaaaatttttaattttataataatatattattatttatatataatattacgtatattatttatatataaataggacCTTTGAGATTTGGGCAAGtgattcaataatattatgtggCAGAATCACTGTTTCCTACCAATACTTGTTTGTAATGTCATTTTACCAccttaaaacattaaaaacaacACTTTATCACCTTTCATCCaatatttctattaattttaactataaaaagttattcaaataattttttatatttattttaaatcagttataattttgaaaaaaataaaaaaaatttctttattcttctctctttctttttttttttctaaatcctTTTGGGTGGATTCTctactctttcttctttttccttttatttttccatcGATAATACTTCCACCACACTGGACCCAAAATCCCACTGTGAATCTTTTTACATTAATGAATGGTAAAACTCCATCACTTTTGAAACCTTTCTCAATTTGTTatacatgatattaattttttcaacaatGATGAAGATAGCGATAGAATTTCATCTTCCGATGGAAGTTTTTATGTGATGAAACATACACAAGCTAAAGATGGTTTTGGCGATGgatcattttatgtgataacTTTGTTTTGCTATGATTCAATATTGTTTTTTTCAACACTTAAATTTCCTCTTCCAATGCttttatttcctttcattttattttctactACCCTCGAACATTTATTTTactctttcatttttaaattgtaaatacTTGAATATTTTCAAAGAGTATTCAAGATCAACATTTTTTCAAAGATCTCATTTTCAAGGACAAAAACAATGATGACCATTTCTTCTAAAATCTTCTAGAAACCTATAGCCGATTTCACTTAACGatggtttaatttagtttagtgtagttattgtatttttcttttacgATTTACAAAAGTGaagattagaagaaaaaatatcattgtCTGAATGTGCAATGAGTGAAGGAAAGTAGCAATGGGTGGAAGAAagatttgtaattaaaaatgtcattagaataggttatttttgtcttttcaatacATAGTATATAAAagttaagaaattttattaataaaaacgaTGAAAGGTGAGAAAGTGTCTTTACAATAAATTATGGGTGGAAAACTGTCATTTCACCAAATTAtgtaataaacaatataatgaaatatatttttccaCTAGGGTTTGATcctaaaacactttttcacttcttgatgatatatatcatacttattcaaaattagtaagaaagttaaattatcatattatttgtaaatatatattttttaaattaccataTCTtctcaaataacaaaattaccaTATCACcccttaaaatattaaatctgCATTAATGTACTCTTCTTCCCCACGATCATTATTGTCGCCACCAAGGCACAACCGGCTTATCTTGACAATCCACCATCTCTTCCACATCCACCATATTTTCTCTCTTGGTCACACATCTAGTTCATTGTCTTGCTCGCCCTTACGCCCGCCCCCCCATCCCACAAAACAAAAACCATTATTGCCTCCACTAAGCCATCATAGCTATAATATTTGTCTTCTTTTCTCGCTCGagaattaatcaaaactatTATATGATGACTCACTTCGACTTAATCAAATTTGGCATGCGAACGACCCACTCTAGCTCATCATGCTTGCTTTCTTCGTCTACGACTTCTTTCCGCATGCTAATAGTCTACTTTGACTAGTTTGTCAATTTTGGTGTTTATCGACAATATCTTTTTGcgataatgaaatatttgtgTGTGGTTATGGTGTACAAATTGTTTATGAAGCTCAAGAAATAGTATTCTGTGATTGTTTGGAGTGGCAACTAAGGCTTCCAAAATGATAGGGAATGAATTATTGGTTCTCAATCATATAAAATAGTCAAATATCATGTTTAAAACATTAAAGTGAGATATGTAAAAAGTTTATTCTTCTATTCTTTAAACATTAGAAGTGAAAttacgattttactcttatagtgttttttctttttaaacaaaGTATAATTATGGGCGGAAAACTCTGGTTCATTCTATCAATAGTTGAAATAGTATTTTTTGACCAAACCTAAAGtaggaaaaatgtaattcactataaacaatttaaatgttatttgttaaatgagtaatgttatgtgttctttttttgtacataatttagatatataaataatgtcattatatgatttgatattattttatttttaatttaaaattattcactcatataataacatattatttatatatccaaattatatataaaaaaaatatatacacatttttatttttactaagaTATAATTCCAATTAACATGCacaatattcaatcatacaATACACTATTTTTGTCCATTTGCATTTGTTTTTAAACcatgaaaaaaatcatttaaatcaaCCTCTACTccaaacttgaaaataaaattttaaaaacagtaACATAAAAgggtattatttaaatatatatatatatatatatatatatatatatatataaaatcaattgtgAAGACAAttcattttaaccaatatattattttaaaaaacaaaaaaatatattcattaataaaaccAAAACCTATCAAATTTCGAAATCGTTGAAAATTGgccaaaaataaactaaattgatagtaaatgacaaaaaatatagGTCGGTTCTGATATATGAcgtttatatttaattaaatcaaaaaattaattaatttttattaattttaaatagcaCCTCagattattatataaatgaattctCTCTCCTCTTGATGTCCCAACATTAGAACTCAAATACAaccttctctttttctctgctCTGCCTCCTTACATTTTGCTCTTCTCTCTTAATTTTCTGCTTCTATTTcccttctcttctttcaccattTTGATTTCGCACCCCAGAAAATGTATGCAGAAACTGGCCTTTTCTTCCCTTACATGCACAATTTCTCTCAAGATTTTCAGCAACTTGAGGAATATTGTGAATCAAATAAACCTGATTCTTTTTTGGTACTCTTTCCATGTCTACTCTCTTTTAATTTCAAGTGATCTGCatttattttacttgttttcaACTGGGTTTCActagttttctatttttgtttgtagTTTTATTGTAGTCTCTGTCTCgtttctctgaaaattgcaaaaaaatcctgaaaattgaatacaaattccatttgtatttttgttgattctattattttctttaattctttgaaatattataaatttctaaTAGTTTGTGGAATATGCTATATGGGTTTTTACAAAGAAGGTAACTTTTTTTAATGACTTTTCTTTGTCCACATTTTCTTGGAAGACAAACAGGGTATAGACAATAATaatcgaaaaagaaaaagaaaagtgaaaatataattagaaatgGTTTCACGGTCACAAGTTCCGTGTTCTTCAAGGATTCTTTCGTTCTGTTGTTACTTTTTATGTGTGGTGTTAGTTGGTTTTTAGCTTTTTACAGCACTTTGAAAAGCAgaatcttttgtttttgtattaattttaattttaatttctttaagaGACTAAAAGGAGAAAACAGTTTATTTCTGCCTTTATTATtgttctaattttattttatttatttattttcgtttttaaaactaatttagtGAAAgtagaagaaatgaaaatttcccATGAAAGTTATGGTAGATGTTTACTTTAGGTAAAAGTGAATTTTATCCTCAGTGAGATTAAgttaatttaccttttttttcgGTGGTTTGATTATAATGGAAATTTCTTGTTGATATAGACTTTGTCATGTGGAAATTTTGGGAGAaaagatttcaattttattattattttttatatgatattttagtttGGTTAAGTTGAAGTGATGCTGTGCTTTTGAAGTTAGAAACAATTGCTTTGGTGGAAATATGAATACTGAAGTAGTAGACTTTCTGTGTTGGGGTCTAAGAAGTTGATAAAATAGATTTACAAAAATTGCCAATTACCTCAGATGATGCTTTTATGCACATTGATgctgtaaaaaaaattatggtaatTGTAGaatttttctcttgattttGTGGATTGAGTGTCTATCATACTTTTGATGTGGGGTATTTCATTCCTAAAATTGTTATTCATCACAGATTTCAGAAGAAAGTAAGATGGTGTCAGGGCATTTGAGATGAGGTTTTTTGTGATTAGTCAATGCAGCATTTGCTTGATCAGTGATTATTAGGAATAGTtgtttaatttacatttttggATTCTTAAAGTAATTTCAGCATCTTAATTGTAACTAATGTTGTTGGTGAAGTGTTCTAACCTAGAGCTTTTTTAATTCACATCTTATGCAATAAttgttgattttaattatttgtttttgtgcAGAGCAACAATGTCCAGACCTCCAGCATATCACACTATGACCTGGGGGGAGAAGGAGATTTATTCAAAGCTCCGGAGCCAATCATTGAAGAACTGCTTGGGGAGCTTGATCCTGTGACATCAGCCATTTCGATGATGATCTCTTGTGGTGAAGATGTTGTCGCTACCCAAGCACTCAAGGCTGCAAATATTGACTCAATTCACCATGAACAGCTTCTGAATGAGGTTTTCTTTGAGTGGGAGAAGGATCATGTGGAAAAGCCAGAAATAGATGCACCACTCTCTGAGGTCCTTGACGTCAAGATTCCTGTTTTGAGGAACCATGAAAGCCAAATTCAGGAAGGCAAGATGCTTCCTGATACACCATTTCAGAAAAGTGTGAGCTCTGGAAGCTTAACCTCAATGGAATGGGTGCATGGAACTATGATGAAACCGAGCTTTCTGGAAATTGCTTGTATGGATTTTGGATCTGTTTATGGCATGCGGAGAGCTTTCAGTGAAGGAGACATAGAGGTCTGACTTATTTTTTCTATGCACTTACACTATAATTTGCTCTGCATGTTTGAGTAGTAGGTTTCCTAAATcacttgcatttttttttattttccctacAATCCTATAAATCTCTTTAGATGAGGTAGATGGGGAATGTCTTTTTGTGAGGCTTACTttccaaataattaatatcaagGTTGTTTATGATGGTCGAcagtaatttttctttaaacattCTGGTACACTACTGGTGTCTCTGAATAACGAGTAAAGCATTAAGACTTTAGTAATTTCAAGCCTCTGACATGAATTACTTGAAAGCCACCAATACAGAGAGAGTATATATGCTAAATAGGTTCTGTAGTCCAGAGAAGTGGTTTATCCACGTGTTTTAGAAAGATGGAAACCATTCTCCTGATAGAGTTGGCTTAAATACTTACCCTTTATAAATTCTTGACCGCTTATAGAAAACATTCACTCCTTAATTAAGGGCCTAGCTGTGGGAAATGCTGCTCATTTCTTAGTATCGTCATTTACTCCTGGCACATCCGTGTGGCATGACCTGCTGAGTATTGGCTTTGCATAGTAGCCTGTGGACTGAGAAATGTTTAGACCTTTCTGGCCATTTCCACAGGATGGGGCTGGGTCATTGATACTGAGTTTTTATGACAGACTCTTGGTAATGGCAATATGAGCTTCATCCACTCTCCTCATGAACGGCCTATGGTGATCACCAACTTCCCTACTGAGGACCGCAGGGAAAAGCTTTCCAGATACagaaataaaaagacaaagagaaactTTGGCAGAAAAATAAAGGTAAGACTTACAAGTAATACTtatatttttgccttttttttgtATATCATTGTTGTCATTTTTGCTGTACTTACAAAAACAAACTACAAACTCACACAACTTACCTACAAAAATTTGTGTTGCTTGTGGCAATGGTGCTCTATGGAATACTCCTTACTAAAACTTATATGTTGCTTTTTTCAGTATGCATGCAGAAAGGCTCTTGCTGACAGCCAACCAAGGATTCGTGGACGCTTTGCAAAGACTGAAGAACCAGAGATGTCGAGGAGGCAATGACTCGGACCTAATTcagtaagaagaagaagaagaagaggaggaggaggaggaggaagaacGGGAATGAAATAGCTGGGTCTGATGAAGTATCATGCAAAGAATGTGCAATAGTGAAGCCTGGCAAAGAGAATTCGTAGAAAGCCGAAGGAGGTAATGCTAAATAAACAAGACCCCCCCTCCGCTCTTGCGGAGGTAGgcaatcttttattttctataataaccTACCAAGTAAACAGAACGGCGGGCAAGTAGGATTGTATATAAAGCTTGTTGAATAAGACGAAGCCGAGAAGTGTACTTGTTCATCTTATGTTTAATGAAAAGCAAATCCTTCTACagatgcttgtttcaatcctTCCATATAAAAGCACTTGAGTGAAGTACATGAATGCAACACAATTTGTAAAACAAATCTTCCTGAATTTGTTACAGCATTTTTCTAAATTTCCTCTGATATCCAATTATATTCAAGCCTTTTTTGGTTGCTCTGTTTTCCAGATGTGATTACGGATAACCAAACATCacaattttaaagttaacaaatacatatatatgattaGACAAGATCACTGAGATTTGTTCTTCCTGCATCTAGAGCAGCCTTCTTTATGATTTGGAGAGATTCATCAACATCCTCGCAAATCTGGTGAGGATGAGGAATCACATCTGGATCAGCAGCTATAACAACAGACATCTTATTCACATAGCTCTGGAAATGGATTGTCAATGCCTGCAAAACCAACAACATATCATTCATGGTGACAGATTGGTTGATGTCTCTATATGAAATGACGAGGCTCGACTCTTACCTGTGGATGCCCATAAACAGATGGAGCAATATAAGCAATAGGATGGCCATAAAAACTAATTTCTTCAGAAGGGCCAACCACATTTGAGAAAGCCATTGTTGTGTTT
It contains:
- the LOC123194738 gene encoding uncharacterized protein LOC123194738, with translation MYAETGLFFPYMHNFSQDFQQLEEYCESNKPDSFLSNNVQTSSISHYDLGGEGDLFKAPEPIIEELLGELDPVTSAISMMISCGEDVVATQALKAANIDSIHHEQLLNEVFFEWEKDHVEKPEIDAPLSEVLDVKIPVLRNHESQIQEGKMLPDTPFQKSVSSGSLTSMEWVHGTMMKPSFLEIACMDFGSVYGMRRAFSEGDIETLGNGNMSFIHSPHERPMVITNFPTEDRREKLSRYRNKKTKRNFGRKIKYACRKALADSQPRIRGRFAKTEEPEMSRRQ